From the genome of Candidatus Methylacidiphilales bacterium, one region includes:
- a CDS encoding ATP-binding cassette domain-containing protein, with protein sequence MKELLKIEQGTMRFGGLTALSSLDFSIREKELVGLIGPNGAGKTTVFNLITGVYRPTSGRVFLGERDITGLRPYTIAAAGIGRTFQNIRLFESLTVFDNVRAAFNLHLRHNAIHALTRGPKFCEEEKEIAQKTLEILEIFHLGAQRDKPCTSLAYGDQRRLEIVRALATKPRLLLLDEPAAG encoded by the coding sequence ATGAAAGAGCTGTTGAAAATCGAACAGGGAACCATGCGCTTCGGCGGCCTGACGGCGCTTTCATCCCTGGATTTTTCCATCCGTGAAAAAGAACTGGTCGGCCTGATCGGTCCGAACGGAGCGGGCAAGACCACGGTCTTCAATCTCATCACCGGTGTCTATCGCCCCACCTCCGGGCGGGTTTTTCTGGGCGAAAGGGACATCACCGGCTTGCGTCCTTATACCATCGCCGCCGCCGGGATCGGGCGGACTTTCCAAAACATCCGCCTGTTCGAGTCCCTGACGGTTTTTGACAACGTGCGCGCGGCATTCAACCTGCACCTCCGGCACAACGCCATTCATGCGTTGACGCGCGGCCCCAAGTTTTGCGAGGAGGAAAAGGAGATCGCGCAAAAGACGCTTGAGATCCTGGAAATCTTCCATCTGGGCGCGCAGCGCGACAAGCCCTGCACGAGCCTTGCCTACGGAGACCAGCGCCGCCTGGAGATTGTCCGCGCGCTGGCGACAAAGCCCCGTCTTCTGCTCTTGGACGAACCGGCGGCAGGC